The following are encoded together in the Brassica napus cultivar Da-Ae chromosome A9, Da-Ae, whole genome shotgun sequence genome:
- the BNAA09G23980D gene encoding uncharacterized protein BNAA09G23980D, with product MLLVTVLAEMLKEYTVVLAGVLEHLFSQAPFPRRIRLHILYSLPFHNSSSSPPILLPSPPPYARTL from the coding sequence atgtTGCTGGTGACAGTATTGGCCGAGATGTTAAAGGAGTACACGGTGGTACTCGCCGGAGTTTTGGAGCATCTCTTTTCTCAGGCGCCATTTCCGAGGAGGATCCGACTTCATATATTATACTCTCTCCCTTTCCATAATTCCAGTTCATCTCCCCCTATTCTCcttccttctcctcctccttacGCTCGTACTTTATAA
- the LOC106363121 gene encoding uncharacterized protein LOC106363121, whose protein sequence is MSDSISVKINCFHSGVFKTEDGKLNYVDGLLEQFEVDGDAAYEECRKIIGKIITMGRMWYKLPFEDISEKKELLENDEKTKKKMISNGRWYEELDVFIETPETDVLTGDGAVVEAVTGHEPVDGDESDAEQQGDNSDGDHEAGESEDEYQASDESDKEEDIDRNFEEDLEMFRDENYEDEILDEDEVYPDTEQSSDDEEEQAERMANRGELDGVFSLRQTFYSGEEFKKQVIIYILKTRRNVVYDRWEKTKIGAKCSGKGCVWRIYCSVERPIKKWMVKVYVNTHTCHPTGKCKLIKSPAIAEVMLEKIRKKPEMSAPMIREEFRDKYNIIISPEQAKIARRIVLDKLQAECNEHFARLRDYEMELLRSNPDSKIEINTTTKSNGAKAFHSMYICLDKIRVAWKEYCRPVIGLDGTFLKHSSLQGLILTAIGRDPNNQIYPIAWAVVDSESNDNWQWFIHRLKIDLGLGVGDLVTIISDQHKGLIHGVAVELPRAEHRACARHIYSNLKKNHKSDTLKPLFWRIASSYNEGDYERSLDVFKKFDPLAAEDLMKKDRSTWCRAFFRIGSCCSDTHNNFTESFNRTLKIARKKPFIQMLELIRRDAMQRIATRYKTASRETGLVTKKARKEVEKSCDEAKHCYSYSSTGGAYECVEFSNGYTVNLLSRSCACRKWDLSGIPCRHAVSVIRENGFEVDDYISDYYLTLKWRGLYTDGLGPVNGPRFWKLSGEDRIEAPPYKRPPGRPKGKARIKVVRESPKKNQTKVDRKGRIGHCGLCGGEGHNSRKCPHESDESRKRRRLNMEQQSHEQAIEDVSSTAPPATQP, encoded by the exons ATGAG TGATTCAATATCGGTGAAGATTAATTGTTTTCACTCGGGTGTGTTCAAAACTGAAGATGGGAAGCTAAATTATGTTGATGGTCTTTTGGAGCAGTTTGAAGTCGATGGTGATGCGGCTTATGAAGAATGTAGGAAGATCATTGGTAAGATAATTACAATGGGGAGAATGTGGTACAAGTTACCATTTGAGGATATATCAGAGAAGAAGGAGTTGCTTGAAAATGacgaaaaaaccaaaaagaagatgatttcTAATGGTCGTTGGTACGAGGAGCTTGATGTCTTCATAGAGACACCTGAAACTGATGTTCTTACGGGTGATGGTGCCGTGGTGGAAGCAGTGACTGGGCACGAACCTGTTGATGGTGACGAGTCTGATGCTGAGCAACAAGGTGATAATTCTGATGGTGATCATGAAGCAGGAGAGAGTGAAGATGAGTATCAAGCGAGTGATGAATCTGATAAAGAAGAGGATATTGACAGAAACTTTGAAGAGGATCTTGAGATGTTTAGGGATGAGAACTATGAGGATGAGATTCTAGACGAGGATGAGGTATATCCTGACACGGAGCAGTCATCTGATGATGAAGAGGAACAAGCTGAGAGGATGGCTAATAGGGGTGAATTAGATGGCGTTTTTAGTCTTAGGCAGACCTTTTACAGCGGTGAAGAGTTCAAGAAGCAAGTGATCATATATATTCTGAAGACGAGAAGAAATGTGGTCTATGACAGATGGGAAAAGACAAAGATTGGTGCTAAATGTAGTGGTAAAGGTTGTGTGTGGCGTATATACTGCTCAGTAGAGAGACCCATCAAGAAATGGATGGTGAAAGTGTATGTTAACACACATACTTGCCATCCCACGGGTAAGTGTAAACTCATCAAAAGCCCTGCCATTGCTGAAGTTATGTTGGAGAAAATCAGGAAGAAACCTGAAATGAGTGCTCCAATGATTAGAGAAGAGTTTAGGGATAAGTACAACATCATTATCTCTCCCGAGCAGGCAAAGATTGCAAGGCGTATTGTTCTTGATAAGCTACAGGCTGAATGCAATGAACATTTTGCAAGGCTAAGGGACTATGAGATGGAACTATTACG TTCAAATCCTGATAGCAAAATTGAGATCAATACAACAACGAAGTCAAATGGAGCGAAAGCATTCCACTCCATGTATATCTGCTTGGACAAAATTCGTGTGGCATGGAAGGAGTATTGCAGACCGGTTATTGGATTAGATGGGACATTCCTCAAGCACAGCTCTCTGCAAGGGCTGATTCTTACTGCGATAGGAAGGGATCCAAATAACCAGATATACCCAATAGCATGGGCTGTGGTCGACTCTGAGAGCAATGATAATTGGCAATGGTTTATTCACAGGTTGAAGATTGATTTGGGTTTAGGCGTGGGTGATCTTGTGACAATCATATCAGATCAGCATAAGGGATTGATTCATGGAGTTGCTGTTGAGTTGCCAAGAGCTGAACATAGAGCTTGTGCTAGGCACATCTACTCTAATCTGAAGAAGAATCACAAGTCTGATACACTGAAGCCTCTCTTCTGGCGCATTGCAAGTAGCTACAACGAGGGTGACTATGAGAGGAGTTTGGACGTTTTCAAAAAGTTTGATCCGTTAGCAGCTGAAGACCTTATGAAGAAGGATCGTTCTACTTGGTGCAGGGCATTTTTCCGGATAGGTTCGTGTTGTTCTGATACACACAACAACTTCACAGAGTCCTTCAATAGGACCTTGAAGATAGCAAGAAAGAAGCCCTTTATTCAGATGCTTGAGTTGATTAGAAGAGATGCAATGCAGAGGATAGCTACTAGATATAAGACAGCAAGTAGAGAGACGGGTCTCGTTACAAAGAAGGCGAGAAAGGAGGTTGAAAAGTCTTGTGATGAAGCTAAGCATTGCTATTCTTATTCAAGCACAGGTGGTGCTTATGAGTGCGTTGAATTTTCAAATGGTTACACGGTGAATTTGCTTTCTCGTAGCTGCGCTTGTAGGAAATGGGACTTGTCTGGAATCCCATGTCGCCATGCTGTATCTGTTATCCGTGAGAATGGTTTCGAGGTTGACGATTATATTTCAGATTATTATCTGACATTGAAGTGGCGAGGTTTGTACACGGATGGGTTGGGGCCTGTAAATGGTCCAAGGTTTTGGAAGCTATCTGGTGAAGACCGTATTGAAGCACCACCATACAAGAGACCGCCTGGAAGACCAAAGGGGAAGGCAAGGATTAAAGTAGTGCGTGAATCCCCGAAGAAAAATCAGACCAAAGTTGATAGAAAAGGAAGAATAGGTCATTGTGGTCTTTGTGGTGGTGAAGGCCACAACTCAAGGAAGTGTCCTCATGAG TCTGATGAAAGCAGAAAGCGTAGGCGTCTCAACATGGAACAACAATCACATGAGCAAGCAATCGAGGACGTTTCCTCAACTGCACCACCTGCTACACAACCTTGA
- the LOC106367097 gene encoding uncharacterized protein LOC106367097, translated as MCVQNEAEKRPTMSEVVDMLMNNLWRKWVILKNLVLVLDMEVAKLTNIQASEAAQIVGICVDAHIETELPWSLADIVWYIYTFQLKLKNFNFTSKNQNLHHFSRFSFARACICASLCCKCAKVSEAVQPEVVANRSYAKVDKTCCVTEAPSISDGSLAGRTSSCCFGRRNHVWNESTMRT; from the exons ATGTGTGTTCAGAATGAGGCAGAGAAAAGACCAACAATGTCTGAGGTTGTGGATATGCTGATGAATAATCTATGGAGAAAATGGGTTATCTTGAAG AATCTGGTTTTGGTTCTGGATATGGAGGTGGCTAAACTGACAAACATTCAAGCTTCTGAGGCTGCACAGATTGTG GGGATATGTGTCGATGCTCACATTGAAACTGAACTGCCTTGGTCCCTTGCTGATATTGTTTGGTATATCTACACCTTCCAGCTCAAGTTAAAGAACTTCAATTTTACTTCAAAGAACCAAAACCTTCACCATTTCTCGCGTTTTTCCTTCGCGAGAGCTTGCATCTGCGCCAGCCTTTGTTGTAAAT GTGCAAAGGTCTCTGAAGCAGTGCAGCCTGAAGTTGTGGCAAATAGATCATATGCCAAAGTTGATAAGACTTGCTGTGTAACAGAGGCGCCATCTATATCTGATGGTTCACTTGCCGGACGTACATCATCATGTTGCTTTGGACGAAGAAACCACGTTTGGAATGAGTCTACTATGAGAACTTAA
- the LOC106367099 gene encoding 50S ribosomal protein L11, chloroplastic has protein sequence MASSSLSTLCSSASSSLHPKSNSLSAKLSSKANVSVQFLGKGQPPLLSSTPRFLTVIAMAPPKPGGKAKKVVGLIKLALEAGKATPAPPVGPALGSKGVNIMAFCKDYNARTADKAGYIIPVEITVFDDKSFTFILKTPPASVLLLKAAGVEKGSKDPKQDKVGVITIDQLRTIAAEKLPDLNCTTIESAMRIIAGTAANMGIDIDPPVLEPKKKAVLL, from the exons ATGGCGTCTTCTTCTCTATCAACTCTCTGCAGCTCCGCTTCGTCTTCTCTTCATCCCAAATCAAATTCTCTTTCTGCTAAGTTATCCTCCAAAGCAAATGTATCAGTCCAGTTTCTGGGAAAGGGGCAGCCCCCACTTCTCTCCTCAACCCCGAGATTTCTCACCGTCATCGCCATGGCTCCACCCAAACCTGGAGGCAAAGCCAAGAAAG TTGTGGGGCTTATAAAACTGGCTCTTGAGGCCGGGAAAGCAACTCCGGCTCCTCCGGTAGGTCCGGCCCTTGGTTCGAAGGGAGTCAACATTATGGCTTTCTGCAAGGATTACAATGCTAGAACCGCTGATAAAGCTGGTTACATCATTCCTGTCGAAATCACCGTCTTCGAT GATAAGAGCTTCACCTTTATCCTCAAGACCCCGCCTGCTTCGGTTCTGTTGCTAAAGGCTGCAG GTGTTGAGAAGGGATCGAAAGACCCAAAGCAAGATAAAGTTGGGGTGATAACAATAGACCAGCTTCGCACAATCGCAGCAGAGAAGCTGCCCGATCTGAACTGCACGACCATTGAATCCGCTATGAGAATCATTGCAGGAACTGCAGCGAACATGGGGATCGACATAGACCCTCCAGTTCTTGAACCCAAAAAGAAAGCTGTTTTGTTGTAA